From Coriobacteriia bacterium, a single genomic window includes:
- the steA gene encoding putative cytokinetic ring protein SteA, which yields MRHQGTARLDKRTKDLVQRLGPEDVAIIDHVDMDRVSAEALVGTGVEVVVNAAPSISGAYPNVGPLLLARGGVTLIDAVGAEIFECLHEGDSIEVVGDDVVINGRVCASGERLSVAEIEARMEAAKANLGDQLDSFARNTLQYLDRERAILTDEMWVPVVKTPIHGRHVLVVVRGYDFKEDIDALKPYVREMRPVLVGVDGGADAIIDAGFKPDIIVGDMDSVTDAALTSGAELIVHAYADGRAPGRARLEALGVADAAHTWPLTATSEDLALLLAWESGADLIVAVGTHANLVEYLDKGRKGMASTFLVRLKVGPKLVDAKGVSKLYRSAVGPAHLMVIVGAALVAVSAVVLISPDVRSFLELFILNLRALIGA from the coding sequence ACCACGTCGACATGGACCGCGTGAGTGCTGAGGCGCTCGTCGGCACCGGTGTCGAAGTCGTCGTCAACGCCGCACCGTCCATCTCCGGGGCGTACCCCAATGTCGGGCCGCTGCTCCTGGCGCGCGGTGGGGTGACCCTCATCGACGCGGTCGGCGCCGAGATATTCGAGTGCCTGCACGAGGGCGATTCCATCGAGGTGGTCGGCGACGACGTGGTCATCAACGGCCGGGTGTGCGCATCGGGAGAACGCCTTTCGGTGGCCGAGATCGAAGCCAGGATGGAGGCCGCCAAGGCCAACCTCGGCGACCAGCTGGATTCGTTCGCGCGCAACACCCTGCAGTATCTGGACCGCGAACGCGCCATACTCACTGACGAGATGTGGGTGCCGGTGGTCAAGACGCCCATCCACGGACGCCACGTTCTTGTGGTCGTGCGCGGCTACGACTTCAAGGAGGACATCGACGCGCTCAAGCCCTACGTGCGCGAGATGCGGCCGGTCCTTGTAGGCGTCGACGGCGGAGCCGACGCGATCATCGATGCGGGATTCAAGCCGGACATCATCGTCGGGGACATGGATTCGGTGACCGATGCGGCGCTCACCAGTGGCGCTGAACTCATCGTGCACGCCTATGCAGACGGCCGCGCGCCCGGCCGCGCGCGACTCGAAGCGCTCGGCGTCGCCGATGCGGCACACACCTGGCCTCTGACTGCCACGAGCGAGGATCTCGCTCTTCTGCTGGCCTGGGAGTCCGGAGCCGATCTCATCGTCGCAGTGGGCACGCACGCTAACCTCGTGGAGTATCTCGACAAGGGGCGCAAGGGTATGGCCTCGACGTTCCTTGTGCGCCTGAAGGTCGGACCGAAGCTCGTCGACGCCAAGGGCGTGAGCAAGCTGTATCGGAGCGCCGTCGGCCCCGCCCACCTGATGGTGATCGTCGGAGCCGCTCTGGTGGCCGTCAGTGCCGTCGTGCTGATCTCGCCCGACGTTCGTTCGTTCCTTGAGCTCTTCATTCTGAACCTGCGCGCGCTTATCGGCGCGTGA
- a CDS encoding glycosyltransferase, with amino-acid sequence MIAALIPAFQEAERIGATVTAVLALPGISRCVVVDDASADDTADIAHAAGAKVVRLAFNVGKGATLEAGAARVADADVILLLDADLGETASQATLLLEPVLAGRADMSVATFPPPVGKAGFGLVKGMARSGIRRMGGGFEAMAPLSGQRALTRACLEATRPFASGYGVEVALTVRALRKGLRVVEVPTQMAHAATGRDAAGFTHRGRQFVHVSIALTKLAFEKR; translated from the coding sequence ATGATCGCCGCGCTCATCCCGGCGTTCCAAGAGGCCGAGCGTATCGGCGCCACCGTAACCGCGGTGCTGGCGCTACCGGGTATATCCCGCTGCGTGGTCGTCGATGACGCATCGGCCGACGACACCGCCGACATCGCTCATGCGGCCGGAGCCAAGGTCGTCCGCCTGGCGTTCAACGTCGGCAAGGGAGCGACGCTGGAAGCGGGTGCAGCACGGGTGGCCGATGCCGACGTGATCCTTCTCCTTGACGCGGACTTGGGCGAGACGGCTTCACAGGCCACCCTCTTGCTGGAGCCCGTGCTGGCCGGGCGGGCCGACATGAGCGTTGCGACGTTCCCACCGCCCGTCGGCAAGGCGGGGTTCGGACTCGTCAAAGGCATGGCTCGGTCCGGCATCCGGAGAATGGGCGGCGGGTTCGAGGCGATGGCCCCTCTGTCGGGCCAGCGTGCGCTCACCCGCGCGTGCCTAGAGGCGACACGCCCGTTCGCATCGGGGTATGGCGTCGAGGTCGCCCTCACGGTCCGAGCCCTGCGCAAGGGACTGCGTGTGGTCGAGGTGCCTACCCAGATGGCGCACGCGGCCACGGGACGGGACGCGGCGGGGTTCACCCATCGCGGGCGGCAGTTCGTGCACGTCTCGATCGCGCTCACGAAGCTGGCGTTCGAGAAGCGCTAG
- a CDS encoding copper transporter, giving the protein MYNLRYHIASLVALFLALALGLILGGLVVQSGAVSRQQNALVKGLEKQFAELREENSGLSADNEVLDAFGSTLTDEWVRGRLEGKTVIVVTNGGRASGGEAALEAVEGAGGAVAGVVLLQPDLGLEDVDVRSQVESLVSSDGELLESVVTSLVAEWASAETTRPVTAALVEAGALRIDGFTDGMDVVGLLDLAMTQGKVEPAGIALATAFQEFGVGVAAQVEGEDPGITQAADDAGISAFDTLGNDVGSYTLVALFTGSKPGIYGTGEGANAAFPDPPEITP; this is encoded by the coding sequence GTGTACAACCTTCGCTACCACATCGCATCTCTTGTGGCCCTGTTTCTTGCTCTGGCGCTGGGACTGATTCTTGGTGGTCTCGTGGTGCAGAGTGGAGCGGTCTCGCGCCAGCAGAACGCGCTCGTCAAGGGCTTGGAGAAGCAGTTCGCCGAGCTCCGTGAGGAGAACAGCGGCCTGTCTGCGGACAACGAGGTGCTCGATGCGTTCGGCTCGACCCTGACCGATGAGTGGGTGCGCGGACGACTCGAGGGCAAGACGGTCATCGTCGTCACCAACGGCGGGAGGGCGAGCGGTGGCGAAGCGGCGCTCGAAGCGGTCGAGGGAGCTGGCGGGGCGGTCGCAGGTGTCGTGCTTCTACAGCCGGACCTTGGGCTCGAAGACGTCGATGTGCGCTCGCAAGTGGAGAGCCTCGTGTCATCCGACGGCGAGTTGCTCGAAAGCGTCGTGACCTCGCTTGTGGCCGAGTGGGCGTCTGCGGAGACGACGAGGCCGGTGACCGCCGCGTTGGTTGAGGCGGGGGCACTGAGAATCGACGGCTTCACCGATGGGATGGACGTCGTCGGCCTGCTGGATCTTGCGATGACGCAGGGTAAGGTCGAGCCTGCCGGCATCGCTCTGGCGACGGCGTTTCAGGAGTTCGGCGTCGGCGTTGCCGCCCAGGTCGAGGGGGAAGACCCGGGTATCACGCAGGCAGCCGATGATGCGGGGATCTCGGCGTTCGACACCCTTGGAAACGACGTAGGGAGCTACACCCTCGTTGCGTTGTTCACGGGCTCGAAACCGGGCATCTACGGCACGGGCGAGGGTGCGAACGCGGCGTTTCCGGATCCACCTGAGATCACGCCGTAG